TCCTGTTCCAGACATTTAGAAACCCCCTCAGAGTTACTTCAGGGACCCTTAAAACCCTCAAATGAAACCTTCCATTAATATCAGGGATCCCTGGAACCCCCTTCATAACCCACATATCCTCTCTCGCCCCAAAAGAGACCCTGGAACACCATCAGGAGTCTCTTAATTAGCAAGAACCCTTAAAAGGAACACAGTGACCCCCTTCAGGACCCACATGATCCCTTAATAAGACCCAGCGCTCCCTAAAGAGACCCTGTGACCTAAACCAAGTGAATAAAACTGTGGATGCCAGTAAGAGCTAGCACACCTTTTGTATTGGATTGATTATATTAAGGTGAACTTTGTCACACCGTGTCCTGCTGAAGCCTCACAGAGCCCCCTTAGTGGACCCCTAAATTCTCCATCAACCACCTTCAGAGAACCACAGGCCGCCTGCTGGAGTTAATAGCTCCATCCTTTACAGGCTGAGGCGCCTCTTTAGAATTCAGAGAGCTTTAAGCCACCACCCTCAACATAATGATGGCATTTGTAACCCAGCAGGTGACCCCTTTAACACGGGGAGGGTGCTGCGGGTCGCCACATCTGCCCACATACAGCAGGCTGCTCTCTGTGGCGGGCGGGCGGACCGACGGGCGGCTCGTCTCCTTCCAGACGGCCGTGCAGGAGCAGTGCGTGCAAAGTTATCTCCTCCATCATATTAATGGGATAATAATGTGATTGATTGGTCATCTCCCCGGGGAAGTGGTCCTTTCTGCTTCCTGAGAGTGCAAGACTCGTCAGACAACTTGCAGCTGACGGGGAAGGATTCTGGCTCAAGAGCCCGTCAGCAGAGTGAGTGCTGGACCGCGTCAGGGGGGACTGAGCCCGGGTCGTCCCGTTTGGAGGACGGTCGTCCTTCAGCCGCCGCTGCTGTGTAGCTGCCAGCTTCCTCGGTGGGGACTaaagaggcggaggaggaggaggaggaggaggaggaaggggagaggaagaggggggatCCGGCGCTTCAGGACGGCCGAGTCCCGTTGCGATGCATGGAGGCTGCTTGGAAATGCTCCCCGGGTCTCCGGAGCGCATGAGGCGGTTCCAGCTGACCGACGGGCCGCAGCACCGGGGAGATCCGGCCGCTGATCCGCAGTTCTACCGGGCTGCCGCACAATAGTTTCGGCTACAGGAGCAGTTGGGTTCGGTATCCACGGAGGCTTATCCCCCGACAGCGCCGTGATCTGGGAGCCTAAAGGCTGCATCACGTCTGCGTCGCAGTGGTGGCGGATACTGTGTGAGCTGTCGGGTGGCATCTATGCAATTTAGCCTcgacttttcattttattatgagcacagaggagggagaggcggGTTCTGCTTGTGGGGAGGCGAAGGAAGGCACTGCCATCACCCACTGCCACACCTGGGATGAAGGCGAGCCGCAAGGCTCCCAAGGACGTCCAGTCCCCGACGACGAGGACgaggcagagcagggagaggagaaggaggaggaggaggaggaggaggagggctgccGGGAGGGCCGGAGCTGCGGGGATGCATGTGGGGACAGCAACGCGGGGAATTTTTCCGGTGAGGATGGGGCGGTCGGGGGCAGATCGTGCAAGCCGCAGGCGATGcattcaaactgcagcagtgaaaccTGCATCCCCACTCCCAGCTGCCGGATCTGCTTCCAGGGCGCAGAACAGGTAAATGTACCGCTGACGTGCAGGTGAAGGCGCTCACAGGTCTGACACCAGCACGTCCGggattttgttttctcatgtaGTCTGAGCAGCGTTATCGGATTAAAGGTCCTGCTTTTGTGAATGGTGAAAGTTGATTTCAATTGaatgaagctgagggcagtCCGCACAGTGCTGGaccctgattggctgacagcagcagctcatctaCTCAAAACGAGGTAAACCTGCTTTCACAACATGCTGGAAACTGGTCTGATTGGACGGATTTCAGTAGAGCCAATCAGAACCAGAACCCCCCAAAATCTGACAACTTTAATAACTTGAACACAAAGTGATGCGCGTGAGACATCAGTGACGGTAGAGAGGTTTGACCTGCAGAgattcagcaccacggacagcgaaCAGGGCTCTAACGTGAGCTCTGTGGACCTCCAGGGGTCCCTGAGCCCCTCAGAAAGTCCCCAGCAAACTGAGGAATGTCACATTTCAGGGAgaaatattgttgtttttcctcacatctccgtttatctgacagctggTTAGTCTGTTTAAACTGCACACGGCTGACATCAGTCAAAGTGATGCTTGCAGGTCACTGCATCACTAAGAATCCAGTAACATCCATAATGTAAGACTGAGTGGGgacacactgcatgtgtgtgcaggtgcagcTAACACGACATTCACACAGAAGAAGGCTGAAAGCAGCTAAAACTGATCCTGAACATAAAGCCTCATCAAACCACGAGTAGCCACATGACACTCCCCCACAAAAATGACCagctgcacttcttttttttaacatcaggAGCTCCTTTTACCAAACGTCTGAAGTCTTATGCTGTAAATTCTTCCTCATTTCACTGAAGGCCACTTAAAACCTGCCAAAGACCCCTGGAGGTCCCCAAGCCTCAGCGTAATAACAGGTTCTTCTGCAGCAAAAAGCAAAGCTGCCCATAAGTTGAAATTTGAAAATGGCTCAAAATAGAGTCATCGTTAATTCACACGCGCTTCAGCACCAAGCAAAGACCTTCAGACGCTCAGCTCACCGTGACAGTGAGTGAGTTCCTCTATGTTCAGAGCTTCAGCTAAAAGCTGAGCTTTTTCATGACCGTAGAAATCATttaaacaaagggaaaaaattTCAATTGTACATTTAAGTAGACATTTTTTTGGGAGACCCAGTGTCTGACAGGAGAAATAACAGGACGATCGTgtcaaaatgatgcagatttCCTTTTAGAAAAGTGAAATCAGTGCGGAAAAGTTTCGCTCTGTCCTGTCAGGATGTAAACCTTAAAACATTAAGCGCTGAGTGCAGGTTTTATACTTCTGACAGCTGATATGACACAGATTGGAAAACCAAAATTTGTCCGTCCTGGTACCATTAAACCTGAGAAGAAGCAGTAATGTATGGCAGTAATGGAAGAATGAAATTAAGCTCCACTTCCCTTCAGAGGGTGAAcgttttcttctctgtcacttcctctctctctctctctctctctctctctctctctctgtctctctctctctgtctctctctctctctctctgtctctctctctctctctctctctctctctctctctgtctctctctctctctctgtctctctctctctctctctctctctctctgtctctgtctctctctctctctctctgtctctctctctctctctctctctctctctctctctcgctctctctcatatagaaaaaagaaagaatataaATTTCATTGAATttcaaaacatgtaaaatggCAATTCAGGTTTATTTcacacaaaggcagagacatgctttaaaacacaacaaacaaactagAATTGTCCACTAAACcagaataatgatgataaagCACTTTGTATTGTCACAGTTTAATTCCCACCGTCATCTACGGTCCCATTGGTCAGCTGTAAAATCAATACTCAGTGAAACAAACTGCTTCACATCCATCACATCAGCAGTGGAGGACGACGACCGAATCCTAATCTATGTTGATGTCATCATCACGCCGTGCATCGGTTCAGCTGTCTGCACGTCTTCCTGGAGGTGGACGGACAGATGTGGACCGGCGGAGACAAATGGACCCTCTGTCCTCCCGTCTCTGAAACCTGACACTCTGCAGGCCTCTTTGGATCGTGACAGCGAGCCTCGATGAGGGACGATTCATCCTCGCCGGAGCTTAAGGGAAGAGAGGAGTCAGAGCAGTAAATGCCTAAGTGAATATCCTGTCTTGTGAACGTGGGCTACAGCCTATTAGCAGAGCTAATCTAATAGCTCTGCCTCCGGGTCCAGACTGATATTTGATTTTGATACAAGGCCGCAGGCCGGGAGAGCTCAGCAGTTATCAAGACGACTGCAAAACAGAAATTTGAcactttaaatattcatgatgagcagagacagaatgaTGTTTAACACCAGGAGGCCGACGTCCTCCGCGAATCCGCTGCTCGAGCCACAAAACCTCAGGGTCCACGTCCACATGCTGTCTGCGGCTTCCAGTCGTgtcctgcagcaggtggagtttgctcagctgtgatgaaactTCATCTTTGTCAGCGTGGATGAGGAGTTAGCAGCGCAGTTCAGAGCTCCCAAAACAATCCAGCCGGTGGACATTTAGGATCATTTTGTCCATCGCTGCAGTTCGTTAAAAACAAAGCTTTGTGGAGCTTGGAGGTGGACCTTGGGTGAAGATTGGCATGTCATCCATCACCGTATTTAACCTGTAATTTTAGCTCAACGTCCACTTACTGTCCTTTTTGGAGCTTTTACCTGCGCGGCACGCTCCATCCGCTGATGGAGACCATGTGATACGAGTCAAAAGCTCTGAGTGGACCTTGAGTTTAGGCTGAGCTCTTATTCAGGAGCTAATTGACAAAACAATCCCAACTCCATATGCACCTCCTTCTCTGGGAGTTCacatgctgatgaagactgtgaggaatggcagaaagctccagaacaagcGAGGACAGGCCCTTTGAGTTTAGaactgtctaataaaatgctCGTATTTCATGTTTCATATAGGGTTTTATCTTTTGGGGAGCTTTCAGCCACACGCTGATGAAAGCCATGAGCTCCATCATGAAGACTGACATGCCCCTGTGATGGTTCTGTGAGCGGCCGTCAGCTGAGGCCTTGTTGACCTTCCTGTAGAGTCCAGCATCCTTTGGTCTTCACAGGACTGAAACAGGAAGGTTTCCAGCAAACGACCCCTTCGAGGcttcagaaacacattaaaattgTTCTtgatgttggttttttttttttttatcaatcaGGGCTTCGGCCGATAGCTGACCCGGCCGGTCCACTCAAACGGAAGCCTCCGAGGTCCTTTTAAACCCACAAGGTTAATATGAcatgatgaaaaatgagctCCCTGACCACTGACCTTAATATACTATTAATATGCCACTCACAGACCAGCCGGCAGGTCAAAGCTACGGTAATGGCTGCTCGAGGAAAGcctggaggaagaaagaaagccATCAGGACAAATAGATACGGCTGTAATGATTAATGTCGTGCTGCATCCTGCCGTTAATATCCGCGAGTGTCGGAGCTTTGAGAAACGATCATTGATCTGCTGGTAAAGCCCTCCGGTGAACGAGTcgtgtgttttctgtgatgtACGAGCTGCTGGGAGAAAAGGCCAAACGGAGGCCTGAAAACAAGGACTGCTCCTGATGGGAAAGTTGACAGAGACACTTTGAAAACAGTTTCTCTCTATTCCTGAAAGGACTCTGAGCTTCAATCTGTCGGCGGCGTCGTGAACATCAGCTCAGCCTCGTCTGCTGCTGACATTCAGCCGATCCACGTTCACAGTCACAGTTTAACGTACACCATGAGCACAAAGAACAGCAGGGGATGATGGGATTGTTGTCCTGTAGGTGTTTGGACATGAACGAAAGTGatgagaaaagacaaactgacCCGATGACGATGCTGAAGAGCAGTCAGAGGGTCGCCGGTCTCTACGTGTCGTCCTCAGCTGATGAGGTTTACGTCCTGCATGCGACAGATGGGAAatcctttctctctgcttcactgtcGTGTTTCTTGTCGCCCACCTGTGATCCCATGTTTGACCTTTGCCCTCTCCGGTCTGCAGGGCGACCTGCTGAACCCGTGCCGGTGCGACGGCTCGGTGCGGTACACCCACCAGCACTGCCTGCTGAAGTGGATCAGCGAGCGAGGCTGCTGGACCTGCGAGCTCTGCTGCTACCGCTTCCACGTCATCGCCATCAACATGAAGAGGCCGTGGCAGGTAAAGCACCTCAGGCTCAGGGCTCCCAGGGGCCACAAACGGCTCTTtgagaaaacactgatctgTTTGTGAACTGAAACCTGTGATTGAGGTCTAGCTGGATAAAAGAGTCATTGCTGGCTGTTAGGAGGAGCCTCGATGTGCTTCGTGATGAAGACTCTCTGAGACGAAGGTGCTCTGAGGTAAAGTGTGTCTgacttaaagctgctgtttctcctctgttcatATCACTCTGCAGACAACAGGTCTGGTGCAGGTCGGTgattttagctgagtttcttGCACTTTATTTCTGCAAAGCTGTGTTTAAACTCCTGAGAGGAAGACGGACTTTTTAAAGTGTGCTCGCCGCTGCTTTCAGGCGCTTCACTGCTCATCAGAGCAGCGCGTGATGCCTCAAGTCACgtgttgttttcacacacacttacgtGAAGGTGGAGGTTTAAAAGACGACCTGAGCAGAAATCATCTGAACAGCGAGCGTTCTTCTTCCTGAAAACACTCTTTCAGGTTTGTCGTTTCAATGTCTGACGAGCAGCGAGCCACCAAACTGCAGCCATCATGTTCTTTATGGCCGTTTTTACTGCACTCACGGCCGTAAACCTCTGAGGTTACACTTTCTCCCACCGAGCGCTCTCTAAATTATTATAGAGACATTAACAAGAGATTGCTTTTACAATCTCTGATGCATCGACCCACCAGTTGGATTTATGCTCAGGAACATTCACAGCTTCTCTGGTGGAGGAAAACAGCCTCGCAGAGCTGAACTGGGAAAACTGGTAAAACTGGCAGCAAACAAACCCACCTGCTTCATGCAAAACGATTCACTTAAACTCAGTCTAAGTGTTATAGCTCACCGACTCTATaatgatgttttcttcttctttacccTCTAAACAAACGGCTTCAACAGCAGCTTATTATCTTTTATAAAAGACTCATCgctcagaaaacagaaatgaatatAGCTGATCTGAAATCTGCCTTCATTTGTTGAGTTAGGAAAGAGGAGCCTTAAATAAAGCCTGAATCAAGTCATTAAAGTCTGTAAGAAGGAATGAGAGCAGACTGAGGAACGTAAACAAGAGTTCGGTTTAACCTGAGGAGCATCTTAAAGGACTCACTGTCATTGAAGGGGGTGAGGAGAGGTCACAGCCCGGCGGTAAATGTTTGGAGCGTTATCACAGACCGtcactcagagctgctgtgattcTGCATCACTTTAATCCTGAACATAATTTAAACCAGTGAGTTTAAACCAGTACAGAAGCCAAAACTGGTTTGTGGAAGGCCgtatgggggtctatgggaactgactcgcttttggagccTGCCTCAAGTGGTCATTTGAGGAACTGTGGTTTTTGGCTCTCTCTCGCTgtcagagaccagctggtgaaccgagggcagcactgagcagctgaaggacCAGTTTGCTTTATCAGGAGCAGGTGGAGTTCAAACACGGAGCTAAAAAAAGAGTCGATATTGGATTCAGGTTCATCAGGTGACGTCAGCGTTGTGTTCATCCGCCGCCCTCGATGACGGGGTCATGAGGTGTAACCAACAGTTTTAATGTTAATAAATAACGTGTTAAAGCCTTAGAGCTCAGTTGGAGGTCCTTACTAAAAAAAcctttgggttgccaggtttgcgttcatcctcctccacagtgaCTCTTGCATTGTTCTTCTGGGGCTTTAACAAAGCTCCTGTGCACCTGAAACACTGTGAAGAAGAGTTTATTCTCCTGAACACGCTGAAATAAAGCTGGCTGTTATTGGTAGCTTGAGGCAAACGCGGCGTTGAGcgtttctgtttcctcttctgTCGGCTTGGAACGTTTCCTCCGAAGCTGAACAGGCAGAGCCTCCCGAGGCTTAAAATATCTGCATTCTGGATTCTTTCACGGAGGAACATTCAGGCCTTCGCAGATCTGTTCGCTCCAGATGGGACTTGAGTCACCGGCAGgctgaacaaacacagctgaggcccagcagagctctgctttccgtccgtccgtccgccCGTCCGCCTCGAGTCTCTTCCTGTGAACAGCCTCACAATCATCCGCTCAGCATCAACACTTTTCTCTGTCCAAGTTCTTTTCATCAAGTTTCTTCTGCGcgttgtttcctcctcctccaccttcctgcTCCCTCTTATCGATTTGGCTCGGTTACATAAATGTGCTCTCCTCGTaactttttcctcctccttcactttcttcacggcctctctcctcttcctctggccGTGGTGATCTTGTGTTCTCGCCTTCTGACGTGACTCGTCCTGTTCTGGGTGGTGCGGTCTTCCAGCTGGGTGAGAGTCCTgccagtcagacagcagagaggacgagTTCCTTTAGCTGCGAGGCAAGATTTCACACTTTTAGGCCACACGGGGGCAGCAGAATCAGCCGTAAGCACAGCACTGACTCACCTTTAAAGCGAGCTCTATCGCCACCGTTGTCCGAACAGGAGCGACGCTAACATTCAGACGTCCTGTGCCGGTTGGTGGTGAGCAGGTGgtgtaaaatgtgtttactgacctttttccctgaaaacagctgcgGTTTAAAACGATGCTACCTCTGATCAAAGATCTGTcctttcagtgtgtgcatgtctgacCTTTAGCATCCTGCCTTTACACATATCACACGGAGGGGAAGCATGTGAGTGTCATCAGGATGATGACTGCTGTTTATATGCATGATGAAGGTATGGATGCATTACTATGATATCAATTATTCAGAGTAAAGGCAGTGATATTTTTGAATTGATGCAGTTCTCTTCCTGCATTATTCATAGTATAAGTGAGGTCCACGTGACCtccatataaatatatatacctcatgtattttactgttattattatgacTATTGATAATTATAGTGGTGGTAGGATTGACTTTTTTCAGGCTGCTGGAGTTTAGCTGTGAGGGTTTGCATGAAGTGCAGACTGTGACCGATGCTCCCCCTCCatccagaggaggagaacatcAGAGAAGTGCAGCTCCTCTGGATGCAGGGGGAGCAGCGTCTCCTGACACACGACTCTCGCGGGAGTCGCTGACGTGCATCG
The Chaetodon auriga isolate fChaAug3 chromosome 12, fChaAug3.hap1, whole genome shotgun sequence genome window above contains:
- the marchf11 gene encoding E3 ubiquitin-protein ligase MARCHF11; this translates as MSTEEGEAGSACGEAKEGTAITHCHTWDEGEPQGSQGRPVPDDEDEAEQGEEKEEEEEEEEGCREGRSCGDACGDSNAGNFSGEDGAVGGRSCKPQAMHSNCSSETCIPTPSCRICFQGAEQGDLLNPCRCDGSVRYTHQHCLLKWISERGCWTCELCCYRFHVIAINMKRPWQWQSITITLVEKVQIIAVFLGSLFLVASISWLLWSALSPQAVWQRRDVLFQICYGMYGFMDLVCVGLIVHEGAAVYNVFMRWRAVNLHWDVQSYDKAKDMEETSTGHSSLAPRTLWLPLATFGPNGPLHPTQLGPQPWTCLCLAPFCPSLLPRNNLSQDSDSGEVVIRVTSV